A genomic region of Caulobacter sp. NIBR2454 contains the following coding sequences:
- a CDS encoding DUF2891 domain-containing protein, protein MSSSSVSEATASLFTSIALGHVTKPWPYKADHVMESEADVLAPRVLHPIFFGSFDWHSCVHGYWTLATLLRLHPDTPKAGAIRALFDDAFTAAKVETERAYLDRASSRGFERPYGWAWLLMLAAELDRHDAPWGPTLKPLALAFADRFKAFLPKATYPIRVGTHFNTAFALTLTLDWAQANDPALADLCRETAQGWYGQDADCQAWEPSGDEFLSSALMEAECMRRMLPADAFKTWFAAFLPRVAQQSPATLFTPATVSDRSDGKIAHLDGLNLSRAWCWRGIAGTLDGDAKTAALQAAERHMADALPHVSGDYMGEHWLASFALLAMLAE, encoded by the coding sequence ATGTCCTCGTCTTCCGTTTCTGAGGCGACCGCCTCTCTCTTCACCTCCATCGCGCTTGGTCACGTGACCAAGCCCTGGCCCTACAAGGCCGACCACGTGATGGAGAGCGAGGCCGACGTCCTGGCGCCGCGCGTGCTGCATCCGATCTTCTTCGGCAGCTTCGACTGGCACTCCTGCGTCCACGGCTACTGGACCCTGGCGACCTTGCTGCGCCTGCATCCGGACACGCCCAAAGCCGGCGCCATCCGCGCCCTGTTCGACGACGCCTTCACGGCGGCGAAGGTGGAGACCGAGCGCGCCTATCTCGACCGCGCGTCGAGCCGAGGTTTCGAGCGACCCTACGGCTGGGCCTGGCTCCTGATGCTGGCGGCGGAGCTGGACCGCCACGACGCCCCTTGGGGCCCGACCCTCAAGCCGCTGGCCCTGGCCTTCGCCGACCGGTTCAAGGCCTTCCTGCCCAAGGCGACCTACCCGATCCGGGTCGGCACGCACTTCAACACCGCCTTCGCCCTGACCCTGACGTTGGACTGGGCGCAGGCCAACGACCCCGCCCTGGCCGACCTGTGCCGCGAGACAGCGCAAGGCTGGTACGGCCAGGACGCCGACTGCCAGGCCTGGGAGCCCAGCGGCGATGAGTTCCTGTCCTCAGCCCTGATGGAGGCCGAATGCATGCGCCGCATGCTGCCGGCGGACGCCTTCAAGACCTGGTTCGCCGCCTTCCTGCCGCGCGTGGCGCAGCAGTCCCCGGCGACCCTGTTCACCCCCGCCACGGTCAGCGACCGCAGCGACGGCAAGATCGCTCACCTGGACGGCCTGAACCTGTCGCGCGCCTGGTGCTGGCGCGGCATCGCGGGGACGCTGGATGGCGACGCCAAGACCGCCGCCCTGCAAGCCGCCGAACGCCACATGGCCGACGCCCTGCCCCACGTCTCCGGCGACTATATGGGCGAACACTGGCTCGCCAGCTTCGCCCTGCTGGCGATGCTGGCGGAGTGA
- the glmM gene encoding phosphoglucosamine mutase, with amino-acid sequence MAKRSYFGTDGIRGQANQHPMTAEVALRVGLAAGKLFRSRDDRRHLVVIGKDTRLSGYMIEPALVAGFTSVGMDVRLFGPLPTPAVAMMTRSMRADLGVMISASHNNFADNGIKLFGPDGYKLSDTQELEIESYMDEGLQEGLATPAALGRVKRIDDAQARYVEIVKATFPRQMNLSGLRVVIDGANGAAYKVAPTVLYELGAEVIPVGIDPDGVNINADCGSTHPAAMAKAVKEYRADIGIALDGDADRLVICDENGLVVDGDQIMAIIATAYAKRGLLKGGGVVATVMSNLGLERLMASKGLKLERTGVGDRYVMARMREGGFNLGGEQSGHVILSDFSTTGDGLIAALQVLAVLVDSGEPMSKLARQFEPVPQKLENVRFAAGAKPLEHDKVKAAIADAEGKLNGSGRVLVRASGTEPLIRVMAEGDDEKLVNKLVKEIAGAVKSAAA; translated from the coding sequence ATGGCCAAGCGCTCTTACTTCGGCACCGACGGCATCCGCGGCCAGGCCAACCAGCATCCGATGACGGCGGAGGTCGCGCTGCGCGTGGGTCTGGCGGCGGGCAAGCTGTTCCGCTCGCGCGACGACCGCCGCCATCTGGTGGTGATCGGCAAGGATACGCGGCTGTCGGGCTACATGATCGAGCCGGCCCTGGTGGCGGGCTTCACCAGCGTGGGCATGGACGTGCGGCTGTTCGGCCCGCTGCCGACGCCGGCGGTGGCGATGATGACCCGCTCCATGCGCGCGGACCTGGGCGTGATGATCAGCGCCAGCCACAACAACTTCGCCGACAACGGCATCAAGCTGTTCGGGCCGGACGGCTACAAGCTGTCGGACACCCAGGAGCTGGAGATCGAGTCCTACATGGACGAGGGCCTGCAGGAGGGTCTGGCGACCCCGGCGGCGCTGGGCCGTGTGAAGCGCATCGACGACGCTCAGGCCCGCTATGTGGAGATCGTCAAGGCGACCTTCCCGCGCCAGATGAACCTGTCGGGCCTGCGCGTGGTGATCGATGGGGCCAACGGCGCCGCCTACAAGGTCGCGCCGACCGTGCTGTACGAGCTGGGCGCGGAGGTGATCCCCGTGGGCATCGACCCGGACGGGGTGAACATCAACGCCGACTGCGGCTCGACCCATCCGGCGGCCATGGCCAAGGCGGTGAAGGAATACCGCGCCGATATCGGCATCGCCCTGGACGGGGACGCCGACCGGCTGGTGATCTGCGACGAGAACGGCCTGGTGGTGGACGGCGACCAGATCATGGCGATCATCGCCACCGCCTACGCCAAGCGTGGCCTGCTGAAGGGCGGCGGCGTGGTGGCGACGGTGATGTCCAACCTGGGCCTGGAGCGCCTGATGGCGTCCAAGGGGCTGAAGCTGGAGCGCACCGGGGTGGGCGACCGCTACGTCATGGCCCGCATGCGCGAGGGCGGCTTCAACCTGGGCGGCGAGCAGTCGGGCCACGTGATCCTTTCGGACTTCTCGACCACGGGCGACGGCCTGATCGCGGCGTTGCAGGTGCTGGCCGTGCTGGTCGACAGTGGCGAGCCGATGAGCAAGCTGGCGCGTCAGTTCGAGCCCGTGCCGCAGAAGCTGGAGAACGTCCGCTTCGCCGCCGGGGCCAAGCCGCTGGAGCACGATAAGGTCAAGGCCGCGATCGCCGACGCCGAGGGCAAGCTGAACGGCTCCGGCCGGGTGCTGGTCCGGGCTTCGGGCACCGAGCCCCTGATCCGCGTCATGGCCGAGGGCGACGACGAAAAGCTGGTCAACAAGCTGGTCAAGGAAATCGCCGGCGCGGTGAAGTCGGCGGCGGCTTGA
- the glmS gene encoding glutamine--fructose-6-phosphate transaminase (isomerizing) has protein sequence MCGIIGIVGKAPVAERLVESLKRLEYRGYDSAGVAAQVNGVLERRRAPGKLRELESVLAADPLVAQTGIGHTRWATHGAPTERNAHPHIAGRVAVVHNGIIENFAELKAELQAKGRVFSSDTDTEVVAHLIDQNLIEGKDPLAAFKATLDRLSGAYALCVLIMGESEMIFGARNGPPLVVGYGDGEMFIGSDALAVGPFTNRVLYLEDGDYAAVDHTSARVFDHTGAEVSRPVKVVASSVALMEKGNYRHFMEKEIHDQPEGCQRTIAAYVDPIGARTAVPGDIDWANLERIQIVACGTSYIAGMIGKYLIEKYADLPVDVEIASEFRYREPSIRPTALAIAMSQSGETADTLAALRYCQAKGMKSAAVVNAVESTMAREVDVVWPIHCGPEIGVASTKAFTAQVSVLTAIAVAAARARGRIDAAEEERLVKVLLEAPRLIAESIQLEDAVRAVASEIAKARDVLYLGRGPMSALALEGALKLKEISYIHAEGYAAGELKHGPIALVDENTPIIILAPFDSYFEKSASNMSEVMARGGQVVFITDPQGAKHAPAGARVVMTAPPCDPLIAPLVMSAPIQLLAYHVAVQKGADVDQPRNLAKSVTVE, from the coding sequence ATGTGCGGCATCATCGGAATCGTCGGCAAGGCCCCGGTGGCCGAACGTCTCGTGGAAAGCCTCAAGCGCCTTGAGTATCGGGGCTATGACAGCGCCGGCGTCGCCGCCCAGGTCAACGGCGTGCTGGAGCGCCGCCGCGCGCCGGGCAAGCTGCGCGAGCTGGAATCGGTCCTGGCCGCCGACCCGCTGGTCGCCCAGACCGGCATCGGCCACACCCGCTGGGCCACCCATGGCGCCCCGACCGAGCGCAACGCCCATCCGCACATCGCCGGCCGCGTGGCCGTGGTCCACAACGGCATCATCGAGAACTTCGCCGAGCTGAAGGCCGAGCTTCAGGCCAAGGGCCGCGTCTTCTCCAGCGACACCGACACCGAGGTCGTCGCTCACCTGATCGACCAGAACCTGATCGAGGGCAAGGACCCCCTCGCCGCCTTCAAGGCGACCCTGGACCGCCTGTCCGGCGCCTATGCCCTGTGCGTGCTGATCATGGGCGAGAGCGAGATGATCTTCGGCGCCCGCAACGGCCCGCCCCTGGTGGTCGGCTATGGCGACGGCGAGATGTTCATCGGCTCCGACGCTTTGGCTGTCGGCCCCTTCACCAACCGCGTGCTCTATCTAGAGGACGGCGACTACGCCGCCGTGGACCACACGTCCGCCCGTGTCTTCGATCACACCGGCGCGGAGGTCAGCCGCCCGGTGAAGGTCGTCGCCTCCTCCGTCGCCCTGATGGAGAAGGGCAACTATCGCCACTTCATGGAAAAGGAGATCCACGATCAGCCGGAGGGGTGCCAACGCACCATCGCCGCCTATGTGGACCCCATCGGCGCCCGCACCGCCGTGCCCGGCGACATCGACTGGGCCAACCTGGAGCGCATCCAGATCGTCGCCTGCGGCACCTCCTACATCGCCGGCATGATCGGCAAGTACCTGATCGAGAAGTACGCCGACCTGCCCGTGGACGTGGAGATCGCGTCTGAGTTCCGCTACCGCGAGCCCTCGATCCGCCCCACCGCCCTGGCCATCGCCATGAGCCAGTCGGGCGAGACCGCCGACACCCTCGCCGCCCTGCGCTACTGCCAGGCCAAGGGGATGAAGAGCGCCGCCGTGGTCAACGCCGTGGAATCCACCATGGCCCGCGAGGTCGATGTGGTGTGGCCGATCCACTGCGGCCCCGAGATCGGCGTCGCCTCGACCAAGGCCTTCACCGCACAGGTCAGCGTCCTGACCGCCATCGCCGTTGCCGCCGCCCGCGCCCGGGGCCGCATCGACGCCGCCGAGGAAGAGCGTCTGGTCAAGGTGCTGCTGGAAGCCCCGCGCCTGATCGCCGAATCCATCCAGCTGGAAGACGCCGTCCGCGCCGTGGCGTCGGAGATCGCCAAGGCCCGCGACGTCCTCTATCTCGGCCGCGGCCCGATGTCGGCCCTGGCTCTGGAAGGCGCCTTGAAGCTCAAGGAAATCAGCTACATCCACGCCGAAGGTTATGCGGCCGGCGAGTTGAAGCACGGTCCCATCGCCCTGGTGGACGAGAATACCCCGATCATCATCCTGGCCCCCTTCGACAGCTATTTCGAAAAGTCGGCCTCGAACATGAGCGAGGTCATGGCCCGTGGCGGCCAGGTGGTCTTCATCACCGACCCGCAGGGCGCCAAGCACGCCCCGGCCGGCGCCCGCGTGGTCATGACCGCCCCGCCCTGCGACCCGCTGATCGCGCCGCTGGTCATGTCCGCCCCGATCCAGCTTCTGGCCTATCACGTGGCCGTCCAGAAGGGCGCGGACGTGGATCAGCCACGCAATCTGGCCAAGTCGGTGACTGTCGAGTAG